TTATGGCATTCAGACCAGCAACGATAGCCAGCAGAAACCAAGACATTGACTCCAAGCCAAGAGTGATATTCAAGGCATCACCAATGACTCCTAATATAGCGAATCCAAAGCAAGCATACTGAGAAATGCCACCAAACCGGTCACATGCACGAATTTCAGCCTTTACTTCTTCACGGTTCTTGAAAGGTTTATGATTCCATGTCGCGACCAATTCTTCTTTTATGATAGACATCTTCACCATCACTTCCTTTTTCTTTCTTACAACAGCATAATTTCAAGGTGTATTAAAGATTTTAGAAAGAACGTGCATGCATGCATCAACTTTGCCACTCAATTATAGCCCTCACGAGTTTTTACTCTTCCTATGCCTTAACTTTCCTATGGCTGCGTGGAAATAGATGACGTGTTCTTAGACCAAATCTTACGAGAGACAGCATTAGTGGAACTTCTATCAGAGGTCCTATGACTGTGGCTAATGCTGCACCCGAGCCGATGCCGAAAAGGGTTGTTGCGACGGCAATAGCAACCTCGAAGTGACTGCTAGAGCCAATGAGTGTATTACATATCGACGATTCATAGCTCCAATTGGCAAGCCATGAGACTGCATAGGTCAACGAAACCATTATTGCATAACCAAGCAGCAAGGGAACAGCAATCAAAGCCACGGTCAAAGGTTGATTAATAATAATCTCTCCTTGAAACGAGAACATAACTATCAATGTAGTTAACAAGGCAACAATCGATATCTTTCCCCAAACAGGCACATAGTTTTCGTCAAACCATTTTTGACCCTTGCGATTGATGACTGCCCAACGAGAAATCGATGCACTTATGACCGGGACTACTATGAAGAACAGGACGCTGAGGGCAATCAGATCCCATGGCACTGGAATCGAGCTCACACGCAGATAGAAAGCTGCTAAGGGAGCATATAGGAATACCATCAAAAGGGCATTGACCGCTGTGTTTACGAGTCCTTGCCCCAAATCTCCACGAGCAAGCATAATCCACCACATGACCATCGCCGTACATGGTGATATTCCAAGCAGGATGATGCCCGCAATGAATTCGGGGTTTCCTGGTAAAAGAGTGTTTGCCAAAAACGTCGCTAGTGGTGGGTTGATGACCCAATTTGCGATTATGGTAAGAAGTAATGGTTTCGGATTCCTTGTGGCTTTAACGATGTCTCCAAACCTTATTTTAACAACTGTGGGATACATCATGAAGAAAAGGCAAACGCCTATTGGGATGGATAGCTGACCAAACTTCATCGAGTCTAGGTACTGTCCGAAAACTGGAAGAAAACGCCCTAACAGCAGTCCCAAGATTATACATATTGCAATCCATAATGTTAGGTACTTCTCGAAGACTCCTAGTTTTGTTTCCTTATCTTCGGTCATGTTTGTCATCTCGTTGAATCGACAAGTGCAGCACATTGGATTAAAAGATTTAAATCTATCAATTTAAATCTTTCTTTTGCAGTATGGTCTTCACAATATATCTGTGGTTTAGCTAGGGAATTCGAGGAACGCAAAAAGATTTCTGGTTAGTACTGGTTTTGCAAGGTTATAGAAGACCCACTTTCCTTCCTTTCTATCCTTCACAAGCCCGACGTTTTGCAGGATATTTAAGTGATGAGACGCAGTTGGTTGAGTCAAATCGAGGGCAACTGTAACCTCGCAGACGCACATCTCTCTAACGCTGAGAAGCTTTAGCATCTTTAGCCTCGTCCCATTGGCAAGAGCTTTCAGTAAACGACTTTTTCTACGAAGAAGATCGGGGTCTGCCAACTGATTGGCAAGCTTTCTTAGTCTCTTCGCATAATCTTCTAGGTCTTCCGATGGACGAAGGCCTGAGCAGAGCAATCTTTCAAGCCTTTTGCTGGATTTTTCGACTCGGTTTATCATTTATACCACCTTTAGACACACAGTGTAAGGTTTTCCAATGAAATAAACTTTGAAAACAGATTTAAATATTTTTATCTATGGTGGAAAGCTTTATTTCAATACTTTTAAATATGTCGATTTATAAACATCCTAGCAAGCCGCATGAGATTAAGAGGCTGAAATAAATGGTTAAGGATGACGCTACGAAAAAATCATGTGTGTGTACTCAGAGGCTCACGGATATGCTTCGTGCTGCTCAGCCGGTCAAAAAACCTTCTTTGATGAAAGTAACTTGTGCCCATTGCGGGAAGGTGTTCCGGACAGACTCCGAAAGGGAATACTGCTTCGACTGTGAAGAGAAAATGAGGAGACAGAGATAGGAGGGACACCTTATGGAGAGCAAGAAAATAGGCTTTATATTTTGCGTTTGCACTGGGAAATGTGCTGGCTTCGCTCAGCTGGACATCTGGGATTTCATTAACATCATCAGAACCGAGTACCCTGTGGAGTACGGCTTCATCCATCCTATGCTGTGTGATGAGGATGGCGAACGATTTTTGGAAGATTTCCTCAAGAAGGAAAGCAGGTATATTGTGGCCGGGTGTGCTCCTATAATGCAGAAGAAACTCTTCAGGGACGCCTTCAAGAAGGCAGGTTTAGACATCAACAAGGATTTGATCCCTCTAGATGTGAGAAACATGAAACTAGAGGACGCGTTGAGCATTGTAAAGGATGCTCTGAAGGAGGCAGGTAAAGATGTCTGAGGAAACATACATGGGTGTACCGCGCAACGAAATATCTTGGACTCCAAGAATAGACTATCAAAAATGTGATCTTTGCGACGGTGACCCTCAATGCCTTAAGTTTTGTCCCCATCAGGTATATGCTGTAGCTGGGCAACCAAGAAAATTGATTATAGAGAATCCAAATAACTGTGTGGTTTTCTGTCGTTCTTGCAGAAGAGTATGTGCTCCAGACGCTCTAAGTTTTCCAGAAAAGAAGAAGGTGCTAGCTTCAATTAAGAAGCTTAGAGGTTATTGAAACGGTGATTCTATGTCAAAAAAAGGAAGGATATTTGTAATTCCTTGCAGCGGAATCGGAAAAGCCTTGGGAACAGTAAGCAGGACTGCCATGTATGAAGTTATAGAGAAAATGCGACCAGAAGAGACTGCTACGGTTTGCCTTCCATTGTTGACAATTGGTGACGAAGCAATCTTAAAACTTGTAAGAAACAACCTTTGCATATCAATTGATGGCTGTCCTTCTCAATGTGCACGCAGGAACATTGAAGCTTCCAGAGGCAAGCTAGCAGCTAACTTCATGGTAACTGACATTCTAAGAGAAAACAAGAAATTGAAGCCAGAAGCCGTCACCAAGCTAGGTCCAAAAGGCCTAGAACTTTCAAGTATACTGGCTCAAAAAATCGCAAGAAAAATTGACGAAATAAACAGTAGGGAATAAAATGGCTATAGTAAAAAACAAAGTTGGAGTCGTCTCATGCAGCGGCGAAGACCTACCTGAAGGCACAATCTCCCGCCTTGCCACTCGCATTGTACTGGAAAAACTAAGGGCAAGCGACACAGTAACAATATGCCTTCCCCTGTTTCTCGCAGGAAGTGAAAATGAAAGAGCCTTCGCAAGAGTGTTTCCAACAATTGCCGTCGATGGGTGCAACAAAAAATGTGCAGAAATTGGAACCCGAAAATATAGTGGCAAGCCAGTTGCAACAATTGTCGTCTCCGAAATCATGAAAGAACACCCTCACTTAAAAGCGAAATCCAGAGACAAGCTTGGCAATGACGAAAAAGAACTTATCAATATAGTAGCTGAAAAAATCGCGGAGAAAGTTGATGAAGTTCTAAGAAAAAACAGAAAAAAGGTGTAAACATTTGAGTGAAGAAGAAAAGGTTGCAATAGTTGCTTGTGCAGGAATCGACAAAGCACTAGGTTCTGTAACTCGTGCATGCGCATTCAAGATCATGGAGAAATCGGAGCCGGAAGATTCTGTTCTAGTGTCCATCCCCCCTCTGGTTATTGATGCAACCCCCCATTCTGAATGGATAAAGAAATACCCTGCCATTACGATTGATGGATGCGCTGAACGTTGTGCCACAAAAATCGCCGTAAAAAAGGGGGGCAGAATAAGAGGAAGAGTGTTCATTCCACAAAGCATCCAAAAACATGGGTTGAAACCGAAGTCGTCTGCAGAGATTGGTCCTGAAGGAGAAAAACTTGCTGAAAAGATCGCTGAAGAAACAGTTCTACTAATCAACAAAATCTTGGGGAAGTGAGTGTTTGAAACATGAAGAAAATTTCCAGCTTAAAGTCTTAAAGTGGACTTTCCAAGTCCCAAAAGGCTTGTTTTATAACGAGAATGATTGTTGGGTGAAAATAGAGGGGCACAAAGCACGAGTCGGAATTACCGATTTCCTCCAAAGCATGGCCACAGACATTCTATTTGTTGAGTTCAAGGATGTTGGAACAGAGATTGAACAATTGGATGAAGTGGCTTCTTTTGAATCGGTAAAGACTGTACTTGATTTGATATCGCCTGTGAGTGGCATCATAGTTGAAGTTAATGAGAAGTTATCGGAAAGACCTGAGCTTGTAAACCAGGACCCGTATGGAGAAGGGTGGTTCACTGTTTTGAAACTTAAGGACTTTGAAAGCGATCGAGAAAACCTTCTAGATGCTCAAAAGTACTTCGAAGTATTGAAAAGAAAGGTTGAATTGGAAAAAGAGAAACTAGGAAAACAGGGGTAATTGAATGAAAAGAGCGCGTTTTGAAAGGATACGTAAGAAATACCGAAATACCAAGCGTGAAGAGACCAACGTCGACATTTTATCCCTGAAATTGGAGATCGAGTCCTGTAAGGAACTTTCAAGCTACAGGTGAAAACAATGAGGATTTGATAGCCGAAGCACAAGACATGTTGGTTGATTTGATAAAGATCATTGATGAGGGTCATTGTCATCCATTCAGACCCAAAGAAACTTTAACTGCAGCATGGTGAGGGCGAAGAATTGCCAAAAAAGAATAAGAAGAGCTGGAAGGAAAGACAGCAAGAGAAACAGATAAGGCGGCAGAGGGCTCAAGAGGCCTATCGGATACATAAGGAAAGAGAAGCTGAAAGAAAGCCTCGGCAATGGCCTAAAGGCAAAATAGTTGTCGGAATTTGTCTGGTTGCCCTGGTACTAGGAGCCTATGGAGCATGGCAGTACTACATTCAACTCCCTCCAGCAATCGGTGATGGAACAAATGGCAAGCCCCCACCAACAGGCTCAGCTCCAGACTTCTCTCTGAAAGACATAGACGGAACTCAATTCTCACTCAAGGGACATAGTGGAGAGGTAATTGCTATTCATTTTATGGCTGTAGGCTGCGGTGGACAAATCTATCCTATAAACGACTATCAACTTAAGCAACTAAAAATCATGTGTAACAACTATTGCAGCAACAAACCTGTTACTGCAGTCACCGTTGCTGTAGCAACCTGCGCAAACAGCGACCTCGCACGAATCCGAACAAACTACGGTATCACTTGGGCTTTAGGAAACGACTATGATGATGGAATAATGGATATAGTCAACGCCTACACAGCATATTCTATAAAAGATGGAACAATCGTTCTCATAGACAAAACATTCAATGTGGCCAAAATATACACCGAAACTATGACTGCCGACACACTGTTGTCAGAAATCAATCAACTTCTAGGAGCCTGAAAAAAAGGATGCTTGAGGAATCTATTGGCCTGTTCTTCTTAGGGATTGCAACCTTTCTTTCCCCTTGTTCCATTGCACTCATTTCGGTCTATCTAACCTACGCTGTAGGCATCAGCAAGAACATACGAAAGGGATTTGTAATTGGTTGCAGCTTCGCTGTAGCCATGTGTCTAATTTTCTTCTTTCTCGGATACGCTGTATCCTCTCTTATTCCGGTAGATCCGGCTAGCTATCGATTTTTCTTCGGCATTTCTGGCATTCTTCTTATATTCTTCGGAATCAACAACTTGGGTCTGTTTAAGAAAATCCACTTCACAAGCAACGCTAGCAGTTCTTTTGCTGAACGAATTAATGCTTTGAAGTTGACTGCTTTGACGCGTTTTTCAAAATATAATTATGCCGTGGGGTCATTTCTGTTTGGAGTAGTCATTTCTTTAGCTTTAGGTCCGTGTTCGTTATCTTTGGTTTTGCCTGCGATACTGCTAACCATTTTCAGTGCACCGACACCTTATCACGGTGGCCTTTTACTTTCAACTTTTGGTCTGGGCCACGCTTTGCCAGTAATTCTTTTAAGTGTGCTGTTAGCGACAGCGCGCAAGGCGGTAACAGAAAAAACTGCTACAGCAAGTAAATGGCTAACAAAGATTTTTGGAATAGCCTTTGTTGTAATTGGAATAGTCATGGTTGGTGTGTTGGGAGGATGATAAAAATGAAGAAAAACAAAGTGAAAGTCGAAGTCTTTGTGTCTCTAGGCTCCTGTGTCTGCAATTTCGCGCCACTTATGGAGAAAGTGGGATATGTAACATCAAAGTTCAAAGATTTGGTAGAAGTTCAAATGAAGTCAACCAAGTCATCAGAAGCATCTAAATATGGAGTCCAAGACATGTGCATAGTAGTAAATGGAAAAATTAAGCTTCCCTCAGACTTTGACGAAGAAGAGCTTGAGGATACAATTTTAAAAAGTAGTTAAACAACTAGCCACGCACGCCCATAACCCTCTCTATGATTCACGCCTTCTTGTTTTGTATCGTAGGGTGTGCATGTCGATGAGGGCTCCGGTTGCGATTGCGTTTATTCCTGTTGAAAAAGCTACAAGTACGAGGAGGATGTCATGCAGGTTCTCTGTCCAACCATCCGACCAATTAATCATGTATGCATGCATGTGATAGCAGCCCATCTATCCGGAATGTAATCCACGAAATGTTCTGAATCTTACATGAGGAACTCCGAGTTCTTGTAGTCCGATAAACAAGTTGAAATGAGTGTTTCACTTGTTGAAACGCTTTTTCCACAGTGTTCCTTAAAGCACGCTTTCACCATTAATTTCGGTGGTGATCAAAAGTGTTGAGAAACAAAAACGTTGTAAGTTTGATTCTCATGGCAACGTTGCTAGTAACGCTATCACCATTTTTAATGGTGATTTATGCCCAACCAAATAGCCAAGAACAGCAAAACGTAAAGGAGCAAATGTTCATGGAGATAGCTATACAAGCTAGAGAAAGAGCATATGAACTAAGAGACATCGTAATAGAGGAAATTGGAAACATAACAAATGAAATTGAAGACCTTCTGAATGAGGCAGACACATTATTAGCTGAAGGGAGCATTCAGAAAGCCATACAAGCAATGAACAAGTACAGGAACGCCTACAGACACTTACACCGTTATTTGGAACAACATGGAGTAGACATAGAAGCACCAGAAAAAGCAAGAGGCATACTGGTAGCAATAAACCGAACATATACAAGAATGGAGAGACTTAACAACACCATAAACGCAGTCAACAGCACCCTAGGCGAAACAGACCCCAACTATGGCCAAGTCAAAACATATTTAGAATGGGGATGGGGAAACCTGACGGAAGCTGCAGACAACCTAAAACTCGCAAACCAATCCATGTACCTAGAACCACCAAACATAACATGGGCAGCACACAACCTAACAGAAGCAAACAAAAACATCCAAGAAGCTCACGCAGCTCTTAAACTAATAGCCTGTTGGACAAACCATTGGAGAATTAGAAACTTCCTAGGAGCACTCAATAGAACCAGAGAAAGAATCAGAGTAAGAATACAAGAAAGACTCCAACAAGAAGGATTCAACCTCACAGCCGTCCTAGAGAAACTGGGGTACACAAGCCTAGAAGACTTCCACCAAGAAATAGACGCGCTCATGGAAAACGCCAAACAAAAAATGGAAATCAGAGAAGCAGTTCAAGACATGTGGACAATCAGAGAGAAGCTGAGAGAAATGGACCTGGAGTTACAAAACAGATGGCAGGGTAGTTAACAACAGCAAAAGAGCTCCAATGGAGGTGTAAGTCTTGAAAAATAAAGTGGTGGTAGCAATTTCTATAGTGTTGGCAGCTTCGATACTATCTGTATTGGTTTGGAATTTTTACAGGTATGAGACAACTGTCTTTGCATTCAGCTACGAAGCTAATCCAATTACATCATCACCATTATCTGGTGCAAATTATTCTTGGGAAGTAAAAGCATATAGTGCACGAATCTTTGGCAATTCTCCCTTCGATGGAGAAGGATATGTTCATAGAGAAAGAATAATGTCTGAAAACAGATTCCGAAACACAGAGTTTCACAACCTAAACGTTACGCTAAGGTTGAGATTTCAAATAACTAACGCAACAGGCTACATGCTATGCAACAGAACCTTGGACAATAAAGATGGCGGTGATAGGCAGGTTATCTTTGAATTCAAGCCCGAGGTAACAAAGGCAGGTGATACGCTGCAAATCAGAATAAGGCTTAGTCTCAACGTT
This genomic stretch from Candidatus Bathyarchaeota archaeon harbors:
- the arsB gene encoding ACR3 family arsenite efflux transporter, coding for MTNMTEDKETKLGVFEKYLTLWIAICIILGLLLGRFLPVFGQYLDSMKFGQLSIPIGVCLFFMMYPTVVKIRFGDIVKATRNPKPLLLTIIANWVINPPLATFLANTLLPGNPEFIAGIILLGISPCTAMVMWWIMLARGDLGQGLVNTAVNALLMVFLYAPLAAFYLRVSSIPVPWDLIALSVLFFIVVPVISASISRWAVINRKGQKWFDENYVPVWGKISIVALLTTLIVMFSFQGEIIINQPLTVALIAVPLLLGYAIMVSLTYAVSWLANWSYESSICNTLIGSSSHFEVAIAVATTLFGIGSGAALATVIGPLIEVPLMLSLVRFGLRTRHLFPRSHRKVKA
- a CDS encoding metalloregulator ArsR/SmtB family transcription factor; translated protein: MINRVEKSSKRLERLLCSGLRPSEDLEDYAKRLRKLANQLADPDLLRRKSRLLKALANGTRLKMLKLLSVREMCVCEVTVALDLTQPTASHHLNILQNVGLVKDRKEGKWVFYNLAKPVLTRNLFAFLEFPS
- a CDS encoding ferredoxin family protein; its protein translation is MSEETYMGVPRNEISWTPRIDYQKCDLCDGDPQCLKFCPHQVYAVAGQPRKLIIENPNNCVVFCRSCRRVCAPDALSFPEKKKVLASIKKLRGY
- the gcvH gene encoding glycine cleavage system protein GcvH; this encodes MKHEENFQLKVLKWTFQVPKGLFYNENDCWVKIEGHKARVGITDFLQSMATDILFVEFKDVGTEIEQLDEVASFESVKTVLDLISPVSGIIVEVNEKLSERPELVNQDPYGEGWFTVLKLKDFESDRENLLDAQKYFEVLKRKVELEKEKLGKQG